A single region of the Pseudorhodoplanes sp. genome encodes:
- a CDS encoding thiamine pyrophosphate-binding protein, translated as MRANDGSRTGGEILVDQLVAHGVQHAFCVPGESYLAALDAFHDRSVAITVCRQEGGASMMAEAHGKATGRPGICFVTRGPGATNASAGIHIAMQDSTPMIVFVGQVARDMREREAFQELNYRAVFGTMTKWATEIDDAARIPELVSRAFHEATNGRPGPVVIALPEDMLTDRAVVADALPFEPVETWPGLTDMSRLQKIIWAAKKPVMLLGGSRWSEKACASVMRFAERFAMPVATTFRRAHLFDALHPCYAGDLGIGPNPKLLARIKAADLVILVGGRMGEMPSQSYSLFEIPTPKQTFVHVHPGIEELGRVYRPTLAIHAAPTAFAAALEGLQAPTEIVWRDDTTAAHADYLAFSEKATEVPGGVNVGEIMTWLRTQLAPEDFVCNGAGNFSAWIHRFYRFRRFATQIAPTSGSMGYGVPAAIGIQRLYPERTVFCLAGDGDFLMHGQEFATAVQYELPVIIAVVDNGMYGTIRMHQEREYPGRVVATALRNPDFAAYARAFGGFGATVEQTADFARAFADAKASGQPAIIHLKVAGEAISPSTTLGAIRQKALSGRS; from the coding sequence ATGCGCGCTAATGACGGGTCTCGCACCGGCGGTGAAATCCTGGTCGACCAGCTTGTTGCGCATGGCGTGCAGCATGCGTTCTGCGTGCCGGGAGAGAGCTATCTCGCCGCGCTCGACGCCTTCCACGACCGCTCCGTCGCGATAACCGTGTGCCGCCAGGAAGGCGGCGCATCCATGATGGCGGAGGCGCATGGCAAGGCGACCGGGCGCCCCGGCATCTGCTTTGTCACGCGCGGCCCCGGCGCCACCAATGCGTCGGCCGGCATCCACATCGCGATGCAGGATTCCACCCCGATGATCGTCTTCGTCGGGCAGGTGGCGCGCGACATGCGCGAACGCGAGGCGTTTCAGGAGCTGAACTACCGTGCCGTGTTCGGCACCATGACGAAATGGGCAACCGAGATCGACGATGCCGCGCGCATCCCCGAGCTTGTCTCGCGCGCCTTCCATGAAGCGACGAATGGCCGGCCGGGTCCGGTGGTGATCGCGTTGCCGGAAGACATGCTGACCGATCGTGCGGTCGTGGCGGATGCGCTGCCTTTTGAGCCGGTCGAAACCTGGCCCGGTCTCACCGACATGTCGCGGCTGCAGAAAATCATCTGGGCGGCGAAGAAGCCGGTGATGCTGCTCGGCGGCAGCCGCTGGTCGGAGAAAGCCTGCGCCTCGGTCATGCGTTTCGCCGAGCGTTTCGCGATGCCGGTGGCGACGACGTTCCGGAGAGCGCATCTTTTCGATGCGCTGCATCCCTGTTACGCGGGCGATCTCGGCATCGGGCCCAATCCGAAATTGCTGGCGCGCATCAAGGCGGCCGATCTCGTCATTCTGGTCGGCGGGCGCATGGGCGAGATGCCCTCGCAGAGCTATTCGCTGTTCGAAATCCCGACGCCGAAGCAGACCTTCGTGCACGTGCATCCGGGGATCGAGGAGCTTGGCCGCGTCTATCGTCCCACGCTTGCCATTCATGCGGCGCCGACGGCTTTCGCGGCCGCGCTCGAAGGCTTGCAGGCGCCGACCGAGATCGTCTGGCGCGACGACACGACGGCGGCGCATGCGGATTATCTCGCCTTCAGCGAAAAGGCGACCGAAGTGCCGGGAGGCGTGAATGTCGGCGAGATCATGACCTGGCTGCGCACACAACTTGCGCCTGAGGATTTCGTCTGCAACGGCGCCGGTAATTTCTCCGCCTGGATTCACCGCTTCTATCGCTTCCGCAGGTTCGCGACACAGATCGCTCCGACTTCCGGCTCGATGGGCTACGGCGTGCCGGCTGCGATCGGCATCCAGCGGCTTTATCCCGAGCGGACGGTGTTCTGCCTCGCCGGCGACGGCGATTTCCTGATGCACGGGCAGGAATTTGCGACCGCCGTGCAATACGAATTGCCGGTGATCATCGCGGTCGTGGACAATGGCATGTACGGCACCATCCGCATGCATCAGGAACGGGAATATCCGGGCCGGGTCGTGGCCACGGCGCTGAGGAATCCGGACTTTGCCGCCTATGCCCGGGCCTTCGGCGGCTTCGGCGCCACGGTGGAGCAGACTGCTGACTTCGCCAGGGCGTTTGCCGACGCCAAAGCCTCCGGCCAGCCGGCCATCATCCACCTGAAGGTCGCC
- a CDS encoding NIPSNAP family protein, translating to MLIDHRTYVIKPGKMQAHIEIYQKYGYQAQVRHLGKPLAYMYAESGELNTIVHIWMYKDAADRATRRAAMQADPDWQVYLQKNAEAGYLLSQKTSLMVPADIDQVMKPA from the coding sequence GTGCTGATCGACCACCGCACCTACGTTATCAAGCCCGGCAAGATGCAAGCCCATATCGAAATATACCAGAAATATGGGTATCAGGCGCAGGTGCGGCATCTCGGCAAGCCGCTGGCCTACATGTATGCGGAGAGCGGCGAGCTCAACACCATCGTGCATATCTGGATGTACAAGGACGCCGCCGATCGCGCGACGCGCCGCGCCGCCATGCAGGCGGATCCGGATTGGCAAGTCTATCTGCAGAAGAATGCGGAGGCCGGCTATCTGCTTAGCCAGAAGACCTCGCTGATGGTCCCGGCCGATATCGACCAGGTCATGAAGCCCGCCTGA
- a CDS encoding AAA family ATPase, with protein MIRLNILATLFRHFSTMVQSTDAQGDVLAFLADPASHGGHPVTRIDTHAAAVFLAGDRALKIKRAVRFPFLDYSTLEKRKTACEAELAINRRTAPEIYRRVVAITKRDGGGFEIGGGGDVMEWALEMRRFDESATLDHLAARGRIDLPLADTLGRVIAGAHRDAPIADAGAWIDALGQYVEQNDAAFSEMRDLFPARDVAMLTDASRAAHAKLQSLLRRRGEEGLIRRVHGDLHLGNIVLIDGKPVLFDAIEFDPVVASGDVLYDLAFVLMDLIARDLHPAANVLFNRYLIEAARDSDFDALAGLPLFLSLRAAIRAKVTAARLNTATAEKATAIRESATSYFTLARHLMAPPSPRLIAVGGLSGTGKSVLARALAPSIDPAPGAVLLRSDVMRKRMFGVAEANPLPQQAYAADVTARLYEFLADNARRVIAAGHSAIVDAVFARQEERGLLTHLTRTHGVAFTGLFLTADLATRIKRVGARVNDASDADAAVAQRQEQYDLGLLDWMRIDASGTPEQTLARAKDALSHKP; from the coding sequence TTGATACGCCTCAACATTCTGGCGACCTTGTTCCGGCATTTTTCCACCATGGTCCAATCCACCGACGCCCAAGGGGACGTACTGGCTTTCCTCGCCGACCCGGCCAGCCATGGCGGGCATCCGGTCACGCGCATCGACACGCACGCGGCGGCGGTGTTTCTGGCCGGCGACCGCGCACTGAAAATCAAGCGCGCGGTACGGTTTCCGTTCCTCGACTATTCCACCCTGGAGAAGCGCAAGACGGCCTGCGAGGCGGAGCTTGCCATCAACCGGCGCACGGCCCCTGAAATCTACCGGCGTGTCGTCGCTATCACAAAAAGGGATGGCGGCGGATTCGAGATCGGCGGCGGTGGCGACGTGATGGAATGGGCGCTGGAGATGCGCCGCTTCGACGAGAGCGCAACGCTCGATCATCTGGCCGCCCGAGGCAGAATCGATCTGCCGCTGGCCGACACACTCGGCCGCGTGATCGCCGGCGCTCACCGGGATGCGCCCATCGCCGATGCCGGCGCCTGGATCGATGCGCTTGGTCAATATGTCGAGCAAAACGACGCGGCATTTTCTGAAATGCGCGATCTGTTTCCCGCCCGCGATGTCGCAATGCTGACCGACGCGAGCCGCGCGGCTCACGCGAAGCTGCAGTCGCTGTTGCGCCGGCGCGGCGAGGAAGGCTTGATCCGCCGGGTGCACGGGGACCTGCATCTCGGCAACATCGTGCTGATCGACGGCAAGCCGGTTCTGTTCGACGCGATCGAGTTCGACCCGGTAGTCGCCTCCGGCGACGTTCTCTACGACCTTGCCTTCGTGCTGATGGATCTCATCGCGCGCGATCTGCACCCTGCGGCCAATGTCTTATTCAACCGCTATCTCATTGAGGCTGCGCGCGATTCGGATTTCGATGCGCTGGCTGGGTTGCCGCTGTTCCTGTCGTTGCGGGCGGCGATCCGCGCCAAGGTGACGGCAGCACGTCTCAATACCGCGACTGCGGAGAAGGCGACGGCCATCCGCGAATCCGCAACGAGTTATTTTACGCTTGCGCGGCACCTGATGGCGCCGCCGTCTCCCCGGCTGATCGCCGTCGGCGGATTATCGGGCACAGGAAAGTCCGTGCTGGCGCGCGCATTGGCTCCCAGCATCGATCCGGCCCCAGGCGCGGTCCTTCTGCGCTCGGACGTCATGCGAAAGCGGATGTTCGGTGTGGCGGAAGCCAATCCGCTGCCGCAGCAGGCCTATGCAGCGGACGTGACGGCGAGGCTTTATGAGTTTCTGGCAGACAATGCTCGCAGGGTCATCGCGGCCGGCCACTCGGCCATTGTCGATGCAGTCTTTGCACGACAGGAAGAGCGCGGTCTGCTCACACATTTGACGCGAACGCACGGCGTTGCCTTCACCGGATTGTTCCTCACAGCCGATCTTGCAACCCGCATCAAGCGCGTGGGCGCCCGCGTCAATGATGCCTCCGATGCCGATGCAGCCGTGGCGCAACGTCAGGAGCAATATGATCTCGGCTTGCTCGACTGGATGCGCATCGATGCGTCCGGCACGCCCGAGCAGACCCTGGCACGGGCCAAAGATGCGCTCTCTCACAAACCGTAA
- a CDS encoding AzlD domain-containing protein, whose amino-acid sequence MTANDVLPYAAIIAICAMSVATQAMRLGGFWLMGHVPITPRVRKMLEALPGSVIIALVLPVVVKSGLTGYLTIGTVIGFMLFRRNEFIAVALGVAVASACRAYGL is encoded by the coding sequence ATGACCGCAAATGATGTTCTGCCTTACGCGGCGATTATCGCGATCTGCGCCATGTCGGTAGCGACACAAGCGATGCGGCTTGGCGGTTTCTGGCTGATGGGTCATGTTCCGATCACGCCGCGCGTGCGCAAGATGCTGGAGGCTTTGCCGGGCTCGGTCATCATCGCATTGGTGTTGCCGGTGGTGGTGAAGAGCGGCCTGACCGGTTACCTGACCATCGGAACGGTGATCGGATTCATGCTGTTCCGGCGCAACGAATTCATCGCCGTCGCACTCGGCGTCGCCGTGGCCAGCGCCTGCCGTGCTTACGGTTTGTGA
- a CDS encoding AzlC family ABC transporter permease, translating into MQSETDDHGPKPYWSLSGLWQGVRFVLPVLPGAAVFGAAFGAVAAAKGLSFAEAVLMSAIVFAGASQLVAMEIWSSQFTPGTIATLALVTAVVNMRMLLMSASLRPWLGPLPAWQVYPMLTITTDMSWINAIRYRRQGGADASVLLGSSLSVWLVWVPVSAFGYLAGAMIADPRRFGLDLIIPIYFVAMLVPIWPGPRRAIPWVVAGAVALLVERLVPGWWFIICGALAGAVSGGFIDDRK; encoded by the coding sequence ATGCAATCCGAAACGGATGATCACGGCCCCAAGCCGTATTGGAGCCTTTCCGGTCTGTGGCAGGGCGTTCGCTTCGTCCTTCCGGTGTTACCGGGAGCCGCCGTATTCGGCGCGGCGTTCGGCGCGGTGGCGGCGGCAAAGGGCCTGTCCTTTGCCGAGGCGGTGCTGATGAGCGCCATCGTATTTGCGGGCGCATCGCAGCTCGTGGCGATGGAAATCTGGTCGAGCCAGTTCACGCCGGGAACCATCGCGACGCTCGCTTTGGTCACCGCCGTGGTGAACATGCGCATGCTGCTGATGAGCGCGTCCCTGCGCCCGTGGCTCGGTCCGCTGCCGGCTTGGCAGGTCTATCCGATGCTGACCATCACCACGGACATGAGCTGGATCAACGCCATTCGCTACCGTCGTCAGGGCGGTGCGGATGCCAGCGTGCTGCTTGGCAGCAGTCTGTCGGTCTGGCTGGTCTGGGTGCCGGTATCGGCCTTCGGTTATCTCGCCGGTGCGATGATTGCCGATCCGCGCCGCTTCGGACTCGATCTCATCATCCCGATCTATTTTGTCGCCATGCTGGTGCCGATCTGGCCCGGCCCGCGCCGCGCCATTCCCTGGGTTGTGGCGGGCGCCGTGGCGCTGCTTGTCGAGCGGCTCGTTCCCGGCTGGTGGTTCATCATCTGCGGCGCGCTGGCCGGCGCGGTGAGCGGAGGCTTCATCGATGACCGCAAATGA
- a CDS encoding MFS transporter encodes MTFDTRRLAVALAGGGAFLNLYSPQAILPLLSAEFGASAADISTIMTVSTLAVALTAPFTGAIADVFGRKRLIGAAMLALVVPTAMIAFTPSLDMIIFWRFLQGLLLPPIFTVMVAYIGGEWPADEAVGITGLYVSGSALGGFLGRFLTGVLVEPIGWRGAFLADAALTAICALGVILLLPREKNFVGAGNLGISLRQMIGHLVNPRLLAIFAVGFGVLFNFMAVFTFVNFLLAAPPFNLSPAALGAIFIVYLFGTITTPTTGHWVAKFGLRYFVIGVLMAWIVGVALTLVPSLAAIIAGLAVAAVCGLFVQASAQSFVATSARNGTSSAIGLYVTAFYIGGSAGVLLAGLAWERGGWIGVVSLVAVMLAFMAATVALAWQRDRARS; translated from the coding sequence ATGACATTCGATACGCGGCGCCTCGCGGTCGCTCTGGCCGGCGGCGGTGCCTTCCTCAATCTCTATTCGCCGCAAGCGATCCTGCCGCTGCTGTCTGCCGAATTCGGCGCGAGCGCGGCCGACATCAGCACGATCATGACGGTATCTACGCTCGCCGTGGCGCTGACCGCGCCGTTTACCGGCGCCATCGCCGATGTGTTCGGGCGCAAGCGTCTGATCGGCGCAGCCATGCTCGCGCTTGTGGTTCCGACCGCAATGATCGCGTTCACGCCCAGCCTCGACATGATCATCTTCTGGCGCTTCCTGCAGGGCCTGCTGCTGCCGCCGATCTTCACCGTGATGGTCGCCTATATCGGCGGCGAATGGCCAGCCGACGAAGCGGTCGGCATCACGGGGCTTTATGTGTCGGGCTCGGCGCTTGGCGGCTTCCTCGGCCGTTTCCTCACCGGCGTGCTGGTCGAGCCGATCGGCTGGCGCGGCGCCTTCCTCGCCGATGCCGCGCTGACCGCAATCTGCGCGCTAGGCGTGATCCTGCTGCTACCGCGCGAGAAGAATTTCGTCGGCGCCGGAAATCTCGGCATCTCGCTGCGACAGATGATCGGACATCTCGTGAATCCGCGGCTGCTCGCCATCTTCGCTGTCGGTTTCGGCGTGCTGTTCAATTTCATGGCGGTCTTCACCTTCGTGAACTTTCTGCTTGCCGCGCCTCCGTTCAATCTCTCCCCCGCCGCTCTGGGGGCGATCTTCATCGTGTATCTTTTCGGAACGATTACGACACCGACCACCGGCCACTGGGTGGCCAAGTTCGGGCTGCGCTATTTTGTCATTGGCGTACTGATGGCGTGGATCGTGGGTGTTGCACTGACGCTCGTGCCTTCTCTCGCAGCCATTATTGCCGGACTGGCGGTCGCGGCCGTCTGCGGATTGTTTGTGCAGGCGTCGGCACAGAGTTTCGTCGCCACGTCGGCGAGAAACGGAACATCCTCAGCCATCGGCTTATATGTCACCGCATTCTATATCGGTGGCAGCGCCGGCGTGCTGCTGGCGGGACTGGCCTGGGAAAGAGGCGGCTGGATCGGGGTGGTTTCGCTGGTCGCTGTCATGCTGGCTTTCATGGCCGCGACTGTCGCCCTGGCCTGGCAGCGGGATCGCGCAAGGTCATAG
- a CDS encoding ABC transporter substrate-binding protein: MRTTSFAALLCAAFVLQIPATAQAQDVIRIGVLNDQSGPYGDFGGRTSVIAAQMAVEDFGGKVLGKPVEIVAGDHQNKPDIASSIARRWFDVDNVSAVTELTNSAVALAVQKIAADKGKVTLAVGPATTRLTNEDCSPTGFHWAFDTYSQAIGTARAVVAQGGKSWFILAADYAFGHQMATDLANVVKERGGTVLGQVRHPLNTSDFSSFLLQATASKAQIVGLANAGADTINSVKQAAEFRISAGGQKLAGLVVVISDVHALGLPVANGLVFTTAFYWDMNDATRTWSKRFFERTGRMPGMIQAGTYSAVMHYLKAVAAAGSAEGKAVAAKMRDIKVDDFFAKGFVREDGRMVHDMYLVEVKKPEESKGAWDYYRVLGTIAANDAVQPLSQSKCPLIKK, from the coding sequence GTGCGTACTACGTCCTTCGCCGCTCTTCTGTGTGCGGCTTTCGTGCTGCAAATTCCTGCGACAGCACAGGCACAGGATGTCATCCGTATCGGTGTGCTCAATGACCAATCCGGCCCCTATGGCGATTTCGGCGGCAGGACATCGGTCATTGCCGCGCAAATGGCGGTTGAGGATTTCGGCGGCAAAGTGCTCGGCAAGCCCGTCGAAATTGTCGCCGGAGACCATCAGAACAAGCCCGACATTGCCTCCAGCATCGCGCGCCGCTGGTTTGACGTGGACAATGTCAGCGCGGTGACCGAACTCACCAATTCCGCGGTTGCGCTGGCGGTGCAGAAAATTGCCGCCGACAAAGGCAAGGTGACACTGGCCGTCGGTCCCGCCACCACCCGGCTCACCAACGAGGATTGCTCTCCGACCGGATTTCACTGGGCGTTCGACACCTACTCGCAGGCGATCGGCACCGCCCGCGCGGTGGTCGCACAGGGCGGAAAGAGCTGGTTCATTCTGGCCGCCGATTACGCCTTCGGCCATCAGATGGCGACGGATCTCGCCAATGTCGTGAAAGAGAGGGGCGGCACTGTGCTCGGGCAGGTGCGGCATCCCTTGAACACTTCCGATTTTTCTTCATTCCTGCTGCAAGCGACCGCATCCAAAGCGCAGATCGTCGGACTCGCCAATGCCGGCGCCGACACCATCAATTCAGTCAAACAGGCGGCTGAATTTCGTATCTCCGCCGGCGGCCAGAAACTCGCCGGGCTGGTTGTTGTCATCAGCGATGTCCATGCGCTTGGTCTTCCGGTGGCGAATGGGCTCGTTTTCACGACGGCCTTCTATTGGGACATGAATGACGCCACGCGCACCTGGTCGAAGCGGTTCTTCGAGCGCACCGGCCGCATGCCGGGCATGATCCAGGCCGGCACCTATTCCGCTGTCATGCACTATCTCAAGGCTGTCGCCGCCGCAGGCAGCGCCGAGGGTAAAGCCGTCGCGGCAAAGATGCGCGACATCAAGGTGGATGATTTCTTTGCCAAGGGCTTTGTCCGCGAGGACGGCCGCATGGTCCATGACATGTACCTGGTTGAAGTGAAGAAGCCGGAGGAATCCAAGGGTGCTTGGGACTACTACCGGGTTCTGGGAACGATCGCGGCAAATGACGCGGTCCAACCGCTCAGCCAAAGCAAGTGTCCTCTGATCAAGAAGTGA
- a CDS encoding DUF4424 domain-containing protein encodes MRRLCALLATAWLVAVQPAGANDSTAQLATSGLIFVHNDHVELRSEDLFISAGEVKVSYRFFNKTDRDVKVLVAFPMPEIKAEQEVVIALPSEDPINALDFSTLVNGVPVKTQVEQRVMAAGIDRTKYLQDLGLPLAPHLGTTNDALDRLPRDRWDELIRLGLAEIEEYDIGKGMQQHLSARWALQTTFYWEQTFPVGAETLIEHRYKPSVGGTAGTGLGSKEAEREGWFAEYARKYCIDKGFLTAVTRARQAAKSEFSAPFTEERIDYILKTGANWSGPIGEFRLVVDKGHPDNLVSFCGQGVKKIAPTQFELVKKDYRPEGNLSILILKKFDPQ; translated from the coding sequence ATGAGACGATTGTGTGCGTTGCTGGCAACAGCGTGGCTTGTCGCGGTCCAACCGGCAGGCGCGAATGACTCAACCGCCCAACTCGCCACCAGCGGCCTCATCTTCGTGCACAACGATCACGTCGAGTTGCGCAGCGAGGATCTTTTCATTTCAGCGGGGGAAGTGAAGGTCAGCTATCGGTTTTTCAACAAGACCGATCGCGACGTGAAGGTGCTGGTCGCCTTTCCGATGCCGGAGATCAAGGCCGAGCAGGAAGTGGTGATCGCGCTGCCAAGCGAAGATCCCATCAATGCACTCGATTTCTCCACCTTGGTGAACGGCGTCCCGGTCAAGACTCAGGTTGAACAGCGCGTGATGGCGGCCGGCATCGACCGCACAAAATACCTACAAGACCTTGGCTTGCCGCTGGCGCCGCATCTCGGCACCACCAATGACGCGCTTGACCGCCTTCCACGTGACAGATGGGACGAACTGATCCGTCTCGGTCTCGCAGAGATTGAGGAATACGATATCGGCAAGGGCATGCAGCAGCATCTCAGCGCGCGCTGGGCGCTGCAGACGACATTCTATTGGGAGCAGACCTTTCCGGTCGGTGCCGAAACGCTGATTGAGCATCGTTACAAGCCGAGCGTCGGGGGAACCGCCGGAACCGGCCTTGGCAGTAAGGAGGCCGAGCGCGAAGGCTGGTTCGCCGAATACGCACGCAAATATTGCATCGACAAGGGATTCCTCACCGCTGTCACCCGCGCCAGGCAGGCCGCGAAGAGCGAATTCAGCGCGCCGTTCACCGAAGAGCGGATCGACTACATCCTCAAGACTGGTGCCAATTGGTCAGGCCCGATCGGCGAATTCCGTCTGGTCGTGGACAAGGGGCATCCGGACAATCTCGTCAGCTTTTGCGGTCAAGGCGTCAAGAAAATCGCGCCCACGCAATTCGAGCTGGTGAAGAAGGACTACCGGCCAGAGGGCAATCTTTCGATCCTGATCCTGAAGAAATTCGATCCGCAATAA
- a CDS encoding NnrS family protein, which yields MAIPAALARRRDYAGPAIFSYGFRPFFTGGAVWAALAIILWIPLYTGDLTLPSAISPLHWHVHEMLYGYVAAVIAGFLLTAIPNWTGRLPVCGAPLAALAALWLAGRIAMLSTATIGLVPAAVIDVAFLASLATVAMREIIAGKNWRNLRVLAIVALLILGNVVFHIETIWYGAADYGIRLGLAAVMLLISLVGGRIIPSFTRNWLVRENPGRLPQPFGRLDMVTIAFSAVALAAWVIMHEHAVAGGLLLIAGALHIVRFVRWAGDRTLADRLVLVLHVAYAFVPTGFILIGASILWPAVLPASAGIHAWTAGAIGMMTMAVMTRASLGHTGQALAASPATQVIYALVFIAAVTRITAAFTGDMVFMHISATAWVLAFGGFAAVYGPRLIGRPPVWLRRS from the coding sequence ATGGCAATCCCAGCAGCTTTGGCGCGGCGGCGTGACTATGCCGGTCCTGCCATATTCTCCTATGGGTTCCGCCCGTTCTTCACGGGCGGGGCGGTATGGGCGGCTCTGGCGATCATCCTCTGGATCCCGCTCTATACCGGCGATCTGACCTTGCCATCCGCCATAAGCCCGCTGCACTGGCATGTTCACGAAATGCTCTATGGCTATGTCGCTGCCGTCATCGCCGGTTTTCTCCTGACGGCGATTCCGAATTGGACCGGCCGTTTGCCGGTCTGCGGCGCTCCGCTTGCTGCGCTGGCGGCGCTGTGGCTCGCCGGGCGGATCGCCATGCTGTCGACCGCGACCATCGGCTTGGTGCCGGCCGCTGTGATCGATGTGGCATTTCTGGCGTCGCTGGCGACAGTTGCCATGCGGGAAATCATCGCCGGCAAGAACTGGCGCAATCTCCGGGTGCTGGCGATCGTAGCGCTGCTGATCCTTGGCAACGTCGTCTTTCATATTGAGACGATCTGGTACGGCGCCGCCGATTACGGCATCCGGCTTGGATTGGCGGCGGTGATGCTGCTGATCAGCCTGGTGGGCGGGCGCATCATTCCGAGCTTCACGCGCAACTGGCTGGTGCGCGAAAATCCGGGGCGGCTGCCGCAACCCTTCGGGCGCCTTGACATGGTCACCATCGCCTTTTCTGCGGTAGCCCTCGCGGCGTGGGTGATCATGCACGAGCACGCGGTGGCTGGTGGCCTGCTGTTAATAGCTGGCGCGCTCCATATCGTCCGCTTTGTGCGCTGGGCGGGGGATCGGACGCTGGCGGACCGGCTGGTCCTGGTCCTGCACGTGGCTTATGCTTTCGTGCCGACAGGATTTATCCTCATCGGCGCTTCCATTCTCTGGCCGGCTGTGCTCCCGGCTTCGGCGGGCATTCATGCCTGGACGGCCGGCGCCATCGGCATGATGACCATGGCGGTCATGACGCGGGCGAGCCTCGGCCATACCGGCCAGGCGCTCGCCGCCTCGCCGGCAACGCAGGTCATCTATGCGCTGGTGTTCATCGCCGCGGTGACACGGATCACCGCGGCCTTCACAGGCGACATGGTTTTCATGCATATTTCCGCAACGGCATGGGTCCTGGCGTTCGGCGGCTTTGCGGCGGTCTACGGTCCACGACTCATCGGACGTCCGCCTGTGTGGTTAAGACGCTCATGA